A single genomic interval of Vanessa atalanta chromosome 12, ilVanAtal1.2, whole genome shotgun sequence harbors:
- the LOC125067819 gene encoding V-type proton ATPase subunit D-like encodes MNVENRYPVTASLFMLREIKSRQEKVNRGYQLLKRKAEALRIRGRQAAAELATTQGILGHTLREAYISLAAIKFTNGESNALVLENVGEAQIRVQRVPENISGVSTVSLQVVEDTTANDALRYAGLGAGGHRTAETKKAFRKAVELLIKFASLRNTCLLLDEAVKSTLRKVNGIEKVIMPKLRNTESYILTEMDEREREELYRLKMVKAKKNLNQSFSKVKTDKKVVCGDIGENDKPVTPLASPKESLECLSKIRPCDNLSSTTVSAGDFKPECYPHNWEDEDLLF; translated from the exons ATGAATGTTGAAAATCGTTATCCAGTAACGGCgtctttatttatgttacgaGAAATAAAAAGCCGCCAAGAAAAAGTAAATAGAGGATATCAGCTACTGAAGAGAAAGGCAGAAGCTCTTCGAATTCGTGGTCGGCAAGCTGCAGCAGAATTAGCAACTACTCAAGGAATATTAGGGCATACATTGAGGGAGGCTTATATATCTTTAGCTGCTATAAAATTCACTAATGGAGAGTCGAATGCTTTGGTGTTAGAGAACGTAGGAGAG gctCAGATTCGCGTTCAGCGAGTTCCAGAAAATATATCAGGGGTGTCAACAGTATCTCTTCAAGTAGTTGAAGACACAACTGCTAATGACGCTCTGCGTTATGCCGGTCTCGGTGCTGGTGGACACCGTACAGCAGAGACCAAGAAGGCGTTTAGAAAGGCTGtagagttattaataaaatttgcctCTTTACGTAACACTTGTTTATTACTCGATGAAGCTGTAAAATCAACTCTAAG gaaGGTAAATGGCATCGAAAAAGTAATTATGCCCAAATTGCGGAACACGGAAAGCTATATTTTGACAGAAATGGATGAGAGG gaaAGAGAAGAGTTATATCGCCTGAAAATGGTAAAAGCAAAGAAAAACTTGAATCAGTCATTTTCAAAAGTAAAGACTGACAAGAAAGTCGTATGTGGAGATATTGGTGAAAATG ataAACCAGTAACACCGCTAGCATCTCCCAAAGAATCGTTAGAATGTCTTTCTAAAATTCGTCCTTGCGACAATCTCTCTTCCACTACTGTGTCGGCTGGCGATTTTAAACCAGAGTGCTATCCACATAATTGGGAAGATGAAGACttactgttttaa
- the LOC125067736 gene encoding very-long-chain (3R)-3-hydroxyacyl-CoA dehydratase: MGIPSPFVYWAQTDKSVSLKIDLRNVLKPDISVCDNNIKFAAQGVGAHGDSQYEFNLDLFSSIKPNSDGNATTVRIFDNRVEVVLQKSKPTWWPRLTAQPQKPAWLKINFDLWKSDDGHDSEEETRDVMLDYPGMYDKLQKEEMGYRKEDVKKVYLVIYNLCQLIGFVYILCVMAIRYIKLDYDSVADTYQHVGSAMKFLQLMMFLEVMHPLFGYTKGGVLVPFLQVSGRAFVLFAMIDAEPRMQTKPVVFYLFLMWSIIEVIRYPYYIMQLYKKEIYILTWLRYTMWIPLYPLGIVCEATVILRNIPYFEETQRFTIAMPNEWNFTFHMPSMLKMYLLILACPGLYFVMTHMYKLRKIKLKPKIVIKKCK; the protein is encoded by the exons ATGGGTATTCCTAGTCCCTTTGTTTATTGGGCACAAACTGACAAAAGTGTATCACTAAAAATtgatttaagaaatgttttgaAGCCTGATATTAGTGtatgtgataataatataaagtttgcGGCGCAAGGAGTGGGTGCTCATGGAGATAGTCAATACGAAttcaatttagatttattttcttcaattaagcca AATAGTGATGGAAATGCAACAACTGTGCGAATTTTTGATAACAGAGTGGAAGTGGTTTTGCAAAAGAGCAAGCCAACATGGTGGCCGAGACTTACAGCTCAGCCTCAAAAACCGGCTTGGCTAAAG ataaattttgatttatggaAATCTGATGATGGTCATGACAGTGAAGAGGAAACGAGAGATGTTATGTTAGACTACCCTGGCATGTATGACAAATTACAAAAAGAAGAAATGGGCTACAGAAAAG AAGATGTGAAGAAGGTGTACCTGGTCATATACAATCTATGCCAGTTAATtggatttgtttatatattgtgCGTGATGGCTATCAGATATATTAAGCTGGACTATGATTCGGTTGCTGACACATATCAGCATGTGGGCTCAGCAATGAAGTTCCTACAACTCATGATGTTTCTAGAAGTTATGCACCCTTTATTTGGATATACTAAG gGTGGAGTTCTCGTACCATTCTTACAAGTAAGCGGCCGCGCATTTGTTCTGTTTGCTATGATCGATGCGGAGCCAAGGATGCAGACAAAGCCAGTTGTTTTCTATCTGTTCCTTATGTGGAGTATCATTGAAGTTAtcag GTATCCCTATTACATAATGCAATTgtataaaaaggaaatttatattttaacttggcTGCGTTACACAATGTGGATACCACTTTACCCACTTGGAATTGTATGCGAGGCCACTGTCATTCTACGGAATATACCCTATTTTGAAGAGACTCAAAGGTTTACCATAGCAATGCCAAATGAATGGAATTTCACCTTCCACATGCCATCTAtgctaaaaatgtatttattgattctTGCCTGCCCAGGATTGTATTTTGTTATGACGCATATGTATAAATTGAGGAAAATAAAGTTGAAaccaaaaattgttattaagaaATGTAAATAG
- the LOC125067813 gene encoding uncharacterized protein LOC125067813, protein MDEEVQADIPEPIGEETEIKIRPLERVKLNPKAPIEPSAYAKGKNFSRPWILQDGREVPGKGSEMRDNYKIPKKSTHTEGIRKRMLTDFFWEQMLDEVIDELATSQPVDEYCSEYEANYVKDQFEPRNLESTADKNMHLKYPLYGTGSSAITYYSENIKKTGPGEILEKFRRCQYFTKPMEERLDIGWVL, encoded by the exons atGGACGAAGAAGTACAAGCAGATATACCAGAGCCTATTGGAGAAGaaaccgaaataaaaattagaccTTTAGAACGAGTTAAGCTTAATCCAAAAGCACCCATTGAACCTTCAGCATACGCCAAAGGAAAGAATTTCAGTAGACCATGGATTTTACAAGATGGTCGTGAAGTACCTGGAAAAGGCAGTGAAATgcgagataattataaaattcctaaaaaatcgaCCCACACTGAAG GTATTCGAAAACGTATGCTGACTGACTTTTTTTGGGAACAAATGCTAGATGAAGTAATTGATGAATTAGCAACATCACAACCTGTTGATGAATACTGTTCTGAATACGAAGCAAACTATGTGAAGGATCAGTTTGAACCACGCAATCTGGAGAGCACTGCagataaaaat ATGCATCTTAAATATCCTTTATATGGAACAGGATCAAGTGCGATAACTTATTACAGCGAGAATATTAAAAAGACTGGACcc GgagaaatattagaaaaattcaGGAGatgtcaatattttacaaaaccaaTGGAGGAAAGATTAGATATCGGTTGGGTTTTGTAA
- the LOC125067737 gene encoding NADH dehydrogenase [ubiquinone] 1 alpha subcomplex subunit 13 has translation MAEACQIARKQDLPPPGGYKPIPFKRLPAKQYFSGYAMFAGYAGMTLVSIYLYNLTCKKITKNEIEMRSAKMAIYPMLLAERDREYLKQLRRNRDAEAELMRDVPGWEVGTYYGERVYKLLPPDALVEPIFHEYYAHSSPTEWFKRAYIKLQS, from the exons ATGGCTGAGGCTTGTCAGATAGCTCGAAAACAAGATTTGCCTCCTCCGGGAGGCTATAAGCCTATTCCCTTTAAAAGGCTGCCAGCGAAGCAATACTTTAGTG GGTATGCTATGTTTGCTGGCTATGCTGGTATGACCCTTGTatcaatatatttgtacaatttgacctgtaaaaaaatcactaaaaatGAAATTGAGATGCGCTCTGCCAAAATGGCCATTTACCCTATGTTGTTGGCTGAAAGAGACAGGGAATACTTGAAACAGCTACGCAGAAACCGCGACGCGGAAGCAGAACTAATGCGTGATGTGCCTGGATGGGAG gttGGTACTTATTATGGTGAGCGTGTATATAAGCTGCTGCCACCAGATGCTCTAGTTGAGCCCATCTTCCATGAATACTATGCACACAGCTCTCCAACTGAATGGTTCAAGAGGGCTTACATCAAATTGCAGTCTTAA